In Chryseobacterium lactis, a single genomic region encodes these proteins:
- a CDS encoding SusC/RagA family TonB-linked outer membrane protein: MKQLNIGVPLTVSVFCFLLGTTNHLNAQKTKKDTTKNKQIEEVVVTALGIKRDQRKLGYAITKVETKDITQAGVVNPMEALQGKLPGVEISAGSGGPQSSARIQIRGNTSLGNNNQPLIVVDGVIIDNSITGADQWGSGYDFGNEMKNLNTDVFESVTVLRGAAASALYGSRAANGVIVITTKKGKDKNGLGVRINSSLTTQHVYEGPKFQNEFGAGTAPTFSTDVNGNRFVDASNFFRSYGPKFDGKPVKDIDGRTILWNPQPKNYRNLYQVGFDRKNSFEISGGDAKSTFLLSYTNQEAEGILPRNKFIKNAYYLRATHEFNKYLQIDASFNYNRSFGQNPVPQGGNSSPLFSFIYGLPRSFDAAYWRNNYLDPVKGGIRQDTADPYGMASTYFNIFQNTRTQKENNYIGRLDLKSQITDWLNLLVSGNFNNYNFVNESKILGENPGFSGGSYTVLEGTKEQYMVKFLLNGNFKLTDHLTLNASVGGEDFRSKYKASKQWTNGGLNSPGVFQLSNSIDPITNEPSYSDGQSPKRIQGLYAFANFAWKDQLFIDITGRNDWSSTLAYPDGHGSLSYFYPSFVGNWTFSNSFKLPKWINFGSLRGSLAWVGRDTSPYNTSSGLYYKPDPSAYNTPGGTRIPLTGFNSNSLANLNLKNELSKSIEFGVNMAFFNNRLDFDVSFYKTNTTNQLLTLSLPQESGISQQQINAGNLQNQGIEIIVNAVPVKSSDFRWNTTWTFSQNRDKILELYPGVTEYVINWGMGNDVKSIAIPGQQYGLIQTKYAYARYQAYDANGNKIDDPRNGMKVLKPNGTYLRSDSYQNQGYTTVGKSTPDFLTSFRNTLRYKNLSLSVLIDARVGGDLLSATYNYGVQFGNLASTLQYRDEEKGGIKYIDNAGNTQFGLIPEGVFAQGTEIKDKQGNTRQVGGMTYQEVYDKGWVNPVRTVGYYNNLSSWAGGIREHAIFENTWVSLREARLTYFFKPEMIKPLGLNTLNMSIIGRNLFYIYNKLPDGINPEGKYSNSAGSFAEYGGAPMSRYIGFNLDFSF, encoded by the coding sequence ATGAAACAATTAAACATAGGGGTTCCCCTTACTGTAAGTGTCTTTTGTTTTCTGCTGGGCACTACCAACCATTTAAATGCTCAAAAAACAAAAAAAGACACCACAAAAAATAAACAAATTGAGGAGGTTGTGGTAACTGCTCTCGGAATCAAAAGAGATCAAAGAAAATTAGGATATGCCATAACAAAAGTTGAAACTAAAGATATTACGCAAGCAGGCGTGGTGAATCCAATGGAAGCTCTACAAGGGAAGCTGCCGGGTGTGGAAATTTCTGCAGGTTCAGGTGGACCTCAATCCAGTGCCAGAATTCAGATCAGAGGTAACACTTCACTAGGAAACAATAACCAGCCCCTTATCGTTGTAGATGGTGTTATTATTGATAACAGCATTACTGGTGCAGATCAATGGGGATCAGGTTATGATTTTGGTAATGAGATGAAAAACCTTAACACTGATGTTTTTGAATCAGTTACAGTATTAAGGGGTGCGGCAGCGTCTGCTCTTTACGGTTCTCGTGCCGCCAATGGGGTTATTGTTATCACTACTAAAAAAGGAAAAGATAAAAATGGATTGGGTGTCAGGATCAACTCTTCCCTTACTACACAACATGTATACGAAGGTCCAAAATTTCAAAATGAATTTGGAGCTGGTACTGCCCCTACCTTTTCAACAGATGTTAATGGTAACCGTTTTGTTGATGCAAGTAATTTTTTCCGTAGTTATGGACCAAAGTTTGATGGAAAGCCAGTAAAAGATATTGATGGTAGAACCATATTATGGAATCCTCAGCCAAAAAATTACAGAAATCTTTATCAGGTAGGGTTCGATCGTAAAAATTCATTCGAGATTTCCGGAGGAGACGCTAAATCTACCTTTTTATTAAGCTATACCAATCAGGAAGCAGAAGGTATTCTGCCTCGTAACAAATTTATTAAAAATGCTTATTACCTCCGTGCAACTCATGAATTTAACAAGTATTTACAAATAGATGCCAGTTTTAATTATAACAGATCATTTGGACAAAATCCCGTACCACAAGGCGGAAATAGTAGCCCTTTATTCAGTTTTATATACGGATTACCCAGGAGTTTTGATGCTGCATATTGGAGAAACAATTATTTAGATCCTGTAAAAGGTGGTATAAGGCAAGATACTGCAGATCCATATGGAATGGCTAGCACCTACTTTAATATTTTCCAGAATACAAGAACGCAAAAAGAAAATAATTATATTGGACGGCTTGACCTAAAATCTCAAATAACCGATTGGTTAAATCTACTTGTGAGTGGCAACTTTAACAATTATAATTTCGTTAACGAATCTAAAATTCTGGGAGAAAATCCTGGCTTTTCAGGGGGAAGTTATACTGTATTAGAAGGTACAAAAGAGCAATATATGGTTAAATTTTTATTAAATGGAAATTTTAAACTGACAGATCATCTCACACTCAATGCATCTGTTGGTGGTGAAGATTTCAGATCTAAATACAAAGCCAGCAAGCAATGGACCAACGGAGGTTTAAATAGCCCAGGAGTTTTTCAACTCTCAAACTCTATAGATCCAATAACAAATGAGCCATCCTATTCTGATGGGCAATCTCCAAAAAGAATTCAGGGTTTATATGCATTTGCAAATTTCGCATGGAAGGACCAGTTGTTTATTGATATTACTGGGCGTAATGACTGGTCTTCTACACTTGCATATCCCGACGGTCACGGAAGTCTGAGCTATTTTTATCCATCTTTTGTTGGTAACTGGACATTTTCTAATTCATTTAAGCTTCCAAAATGGATTAATTTTGGAAGTTTGAGAGGAAGTTTAGCCTGGGTAGGAAGAGATACTTCTCCCTATAATACCAGTTCAGGACTTTATTATAAACCTGATCCTTCTGCCTACAATACTCCGGGTGGTACCCGGATCCCGTTAACCGGCTTTAACAGTAATTCATTGGCTAATCTCAATTTAAAAAATGAACTGAGTAAATCCATAGAATTTGGAGTGAATATGGCCTTTTTTAATAATCGGTTAGATTTTGATGTTTCTTTTTATAAAACCAATACGACCAATCAACTATTAACCCTATCACTACCACAGGAATCCGGTATTAGCCAACAACAAATCAATGCAGGAAATTTACAAAATCAAGGGATAGAAATAATTGTCAATGCTGTTCCTGTTAAATCATCAGATTTTCGATGGAATACAACATGGACATTTTCTCAAAACAGAGATAAAATTCTGGAACTTTACCCGGGTGTAACTGAATACGTTATCAATTGGGGGATGGGAAATGATGTGAAAAGTATTGCCATACCAGGACAACAATATGGTTTAATACAAACCAAATATGCTTATGCAAGATATCAGGCATACGATGCAAATGGTAACAAAATTGATGATCCCAGAAATGGAATGAAAGTTCTGAAACCGAATGGTACTTACTTACGATCAGACTCTTATCAGAATCAGGGATATACTACAGTAGGTAAATCAACTCCTGATTTTTTAACCAGTTTCAGAAATACTTTAAGATATAAAAACTTATCATTAAGTGTCTTAATAGATGCTAGAGTGGGAGGAGATCTCCTTTCTGCTACCTATAATTACGGCGTTCAGTTTGGAAATCTAGCATCAACATTACAGTACCGGGATGAGGAAAAAGGAGGTATTAAATATATTGACAACGCTGGCAACACCCAATTTGGATTAATTCCTGAAGGGGTTTTTGCCCAAGGTACTGAAATAAAAGATAAGCAGGGAAATACCAGACAAGTTGGAGGCATGACCTATCAGGAAGTATATGACAAAGGATGGGTAAACCCTGTACGCACAGTCGGATATTACAACAATTTATCCTCGTGGGCAGGAGGTATTCGAGAACATGCAATATTTGAAAATACCTGGGTTTCCCTTAGAGAAGCAAGATTAACCTATTTCTTTAAACCGGAAATGATTAAACCCCTTGGGTTAAATACTCTTAATATGTCTATAATAGGAAGAAACCTCTTTTATATATATAATAAATTACCTGATGGAATAAATCCTGAAGGAAAATACTCCAACAGTGCAGGAAGCTTTGCAGAATATGGAGGAGCACCCATGTCAAGATATATCGGATTTAATCTGGATTTCTCATTCTAA
- a CDS encoding acyl-CoA carboxylase subunit beta, with translation MDIEFNKREDQNRLKLSEINRLLAEIKKGGGEKRLQKLRDEGKMTARERIDYLLDKDSDSIEVGAFAGYEMYPEHGGCPSGGVVVMIGYVSGRQCIVVANDASVKAGAWFPITGKKNLRAQEISMENKLPIIYLVDSAGVYLPMQDEIFPDKEHFGRIFRNNAKMSSMGIIQISAVMGSCVAGGAYLPIMSDEAMIVDKTGSIFLAGSYLVKAAIGESIDNETLGGATTHCSISGVTDYKAKDDKDALNRIKNIMKSLGSTEKAGFDRVESFPPKENPEDIFGIMPVSRAEQYDTYNILKCIVDNSEYEEYKPDYGKSIICATARVDGWSVGIVANQRKLVKSGKGEMQFGGVIYSDSADKATRFIANCNQRKIPLIFLQDVTGFMVGSKSEHGGIIKDGAKMVNAVANSVVPKFTIITGNSYGAGNYAMCGKAYDPRLIVAWPWADLAVMGGAQAAKVLAQIQESTLKKQGKEISEAEHNEILDTISKRYQKQTESTYAAARLWTDAIINPADTRKWISMGIEAANHSPITEKFNLGVIQV, from the coding sequence ATGGACATTGAATTCAACAAACGGGAAGATCAGAACAGATTAAAACTTTCAGAAATAAATCGCCTGCTCGCCGAAATCAAAAAAGGAGGTGGTGAAAAGAGGCTTCAAAAGCTTCGTGATGAAGGAAAAATGACGGCAAGAGAAAGAATAGACTATCTTCTCGATAAAGATTCAGATTCCATAGAAGTAGGAGCATTTGCAGGATACGAAATGTATCCCGAGCATGGAGGATGTCCTAGCGGTGGTGTAGTCGTTATGATTGGCTATGTTTCCGGAAGACAATGTATTGTTGTGGCTAACGATGCTTCTGTAAAAGCAGGTGCATGGTTCCCAATAACCGGAAAGAAAAACCTTCGTGCGCAGGAAATCTCCATGGAAAATAAACTTCCAATCATTTACCTGGTAGATTCTGCCGGTGTTTATCTTCCGATGCAGGATGAAATATTTCCTGATAAAGAGCATTTCGGAAGAATATTCAGAAACAACGCCAAGATGAGTTCTATGGGTATTATCCAGATCTCAGCAGTAATGGGAAGTTGTGTAGCTGGAGGAGCTTATCTTCCTATCATGAGTGACGAAGCGATGATTGTTGATAAAACAGGCTCTATTTTTCTTGCCGGAAGCTACCTTGTAAAAGCTGCCATCGGAGAAAGTATTGATAACGAAACATTGGGAGGAGCTACGACCCATTGCTCTATTTCAGGAGTTACCGATTATAAGGCTAAAGATGATAAAGATGCTTTAAATAGAATTAAAAACATTATGAAGTCTTTAGGAAGCACTGAAAAAGCTGGTTTCGACAGAGTAGAAAGCTTTCCGCCTAAAGAAAATCCTGAAGATATTTTTGGAATTATGCCGGTTTCCAGAGCCGAGCAATATGATACTTACAATATATTGAAATGTATTGTGGATAACTCGGAATATGAAGAATATAAACCTGACTATGGTAAAAGTATTATCTGCGCCACCGCCAGAGTTGACGGCTGGTCTGTGGGAATAGTGGCCAATCAGAGAAAACTGGTAAAAAGCGGAAAAGGTGAAATGCAGTTTGGAGGAGTGATCTATTCTGATTCTGCAGATAAAGCAACCCGATTTATTGCCAACTGTAATCAAAGGAAAATACCATTGATCTTTTTACAGGATGTTACCGGTTTTATGGTAGGTTCCAAGTCAGAACATGGTGGAATTATTAAGGATGGAGCTAAAATGGTCAACGCAGTTGCCAATTCAGTAGTTCCTAAGTTTACCATTATTACAGGAAATTCCTATGGTGCCGGAAATTATGCCATGTGTGGAAAAGCTTATGACCCACGACTTATTGTAGCCTGGCCTTGGGCTGATCTGGCTGTAATGGGAGGTGCTCAGGCGGCAAAAGTATTAGCTCAGATTCAGGAATCTACATTGAAAAAACAAGGCAAAGAAATTTCCGAAGCAGAACATAATGAAATTCTTGACACGATTTCAAAAAGATATCAGAAACAAACAGAATCAACCTATGCAGCCGCAAGATTATGGACAGATGCCATCATCAACCCTGCAGATACCAGAAAATGGATTTCGATGGGCATTGAAGCTGCTAACCACTCTCCTATTACCGAAAAATTCAATTTAGGAGTCATTCAGGTGTGA
- a CDS encoding GNAT family N-acetyltransferase, translated as MILQSDIKIKTERLTLQPVDDSYIDDILEHFTSEITRYMPFSPQGNRNDIVSFVNESKRTLSENTDLIMAALDSNGDFVGCCGIHNITKESIELGLWLKKSSQGKGFGTEIITKLVEFLENNFVFQYILYPVDEQNIASRKIPEKLGFTPFKKYKKIKDSATDLNIVEYRKYYH; from the coding sequence ATGATATTGCAGTCAGATATTAAAATCAAAACAGAACGGCTAACCTTACAACCTGTTGACGACTCGTACATAGATGATATTCTGGAACATTTCACAAGTGAAATCACCAGATATATGCCCTTTAGTCCACAAGGCAACAGAAACGATATTGTCAGTTTTGTCAATGAGTCAAAAAGAACCTTATCAGAAAATACAGACCTGATAATGGCTGCCTTGGATTCAAATGGAGATTTTGTCGGATGTTGTGGGATTCATAATATAACAAAGGAGTCAATTGAGCTTGGACTATGGTTAAAAAAGAGTTCTCAGGGCAAAGGATTCGGTACTGAAATTATCACAAAACTCGTTGAATTTCTGGAAAATAATTTTGTCTTCCAATATATTTTATATCCAGTAGATGAACAAAATATTGCAAGCAGAAAGATTCCGGAAAAACTGGGCTTCACTCCCTTCAAAAAGTATAAGAAGATTAAGGATTCTGCTACCGATCTTAACATTGTAGAATACAGAAAATATTACCATTGA
- a CDS encoding DMT family transporter, with protein MHKLALFRLHLIVFLWGFTAILGKLIDANAQILVFYRMLFAAIFLFVFIRVYKKESIKVSKKIFFQLAAIGFAMALHWYCFFYSIKVSNVSIALSCLSLSTLFASILEPIIFKRKVDVSEVVMGMVIVACILLIFKTEFHFKEGIMYGILCAVFGTIFSVFNGKMFGKTSSGNIIFYEIFCGWFILMIFYLFSGQIFQMNEINYRDLALICLLASVFTAFPMLESVKLMKYISPFTLILTVNLEPVYGIILAFFIFGESEHMSPIFYIASAVMILAIIVNGLIKARKTKKL; from the coding sequence ATGCATAAATTGGCACTTTTCAGGTTACATTTAATTGTATTTTTATGGGGTTTTACGGCTATTTTGGGGAAACTGATCGATGCCAATGCTCAGATTCTGGTATTTTACCGAATGTTGTTTGCTGCTATTTTCCTTTTTGTATTTATCAGGGTATATAAAAAGGAAAGTATAAAAGTTTCGAAAAAAATATTTTTTCAGCTCGCTGCCATAGGTTTTGCGATGGCGCTTCACTGGTATTGCTTCTTTTATTCCATTAAGGTTTCGAACGTTTCCATTGCCTTAAGCTGTTTGTCATTATCTACACTTTTTGCTTCGATACTGGAACCCATTATTTTTAAAAGAAAGGTAGATGTATCGGAAGTGGTCATGGGGATGGTTATTGTTGCCTGTATTTTATTGATTTTTAAGACTGAATTTCATTTTAAAGAAGGGATTATGTATGGAATTCTATGTGCAGTATTCGGGACTATTTTCTCAGTATTTAATGGAAAAATGTTTGGTAAAACAAGTTCCGGAAACATTATATTTTATGAAATATTCTGTGGTTGGTTTATTCTGATGATATTTTATCTGTTTTCAGGTCAAATTTTTCAAATGAATGAAATAAACTATAGAGATCTGGCGTTAATATGCTTGTTAGCCAGTGTTTTTACTGCTTTTCCGATGCTGGAATCAGTGAAATTAATGAAGTATATATCGCCTTTTACTCTAATTTTAACAGTTAATTTGGAACCTGTTTACGGAATTATACTAGCTTTTTTTATCTTTGGGGAATCAGAACATATGAGCCCTATATTTTATATTGCTTCAGCAGTTATGATATTGGCAATCATTGTTAATGGATTAATAAAAGCCAGGAAAACAAAAAAACTTTAA
- a CDS encoding putative type IX sorting system protein PorV2, producing the protein MMKKYFLLAFSLLFGLSQSQIIRKYSNEFLNIGAGARGLAMGGAVISNQDDVYSPMWNPAGLMSIERDWQGAAMHAEYFESIAKYDYLAYAKVLEEGVFGVSVVRLGVDNILNTTQMIDSEGNIDYDKITKFSQSDYAAILSYAFRPGGNPNLDVGVNAKIVYRNVGKFANGYGFGFDVGAIYKADNGWKFGGMIRDITTTVNFWSINQKELSTVVNGEEFNPAPKDKMELTMPKLNVGASKLFQINSSVYVLPEAGLNVDFAKTASLISTDFASISPYAGAELGYQKMIFVRLGINRFQSITDIEDLKRKVSFQPSAGIGIRYRGLTLDYAITNSGIGGSNFYSNFFSLKLDMGAFRND; encoded by the coding sequence ATGATGAAAAAATATTTTTTACTTGCATTTTCACTGCTGTTTGGGCTGTCTCAATCTCAGATTATCAGGAAGTATTCCAATGAATTTTTAAATATCGGAGCCGGCGCAAGAGGATTGGCAATGGGAGGAGCAGTAATTTCCAATCAGGATGATGTGTATTCTCCTATGTGGAACCCTGCAGGATTGATGTCTATTGAAAGAGACTGGCAGGGAGCTGCAATGCACGCCGAATATTTTGAGTCTATAGCAAAGTATGATTATCTGGCCTATGCCAAGGTATTGGAAGAAGGTGTTTTTGGAGTTTCAGTAGTGAGACTGGGAGTTGATAATATTTTGAATACCACTCAGATGATCGACTCTGAAGGGAATATTGATTACGATAAAATCACAAAATTCTCACAATCTGATTATGCGGCTATCCTTTCCTATGCGTTCAGACCAGGGGGGAATCCTAACCTGGATGTAGGGGTGAATGCCAAGATTGTTTATAGAAATGTGGGTAAATTTGCAAACGGATATGGATTCGGATTTGATGTAGGAGCGATCTATAAAGCAGACAACGGCTGGAAATTCGGAGGGATGATCAGAGATATTACAACCACGGTAAACTTTTGGAGCATTAATCAAAAAGAACTGTCAACGGTTGTCAACGGAGAAGAATTCAACCCGGCTCCGAAAGATAAAATGGAGCTTACCATGCCGAAATTAAATGTTGGAGCGAGTAAATTATTTCAAATCAACAGCAGTGTATACGTATTACCTGAAGCAGGTTTAAATGTTGATTTTGCTAAAACTGCATCATTGATTTCAACGGATTTTGCAAGTATCAGTCCTTATGCAGGGGCTGAACTGGGCTATCAGAAAATGATTTTTGTACGATTGGGGATTAACAGATTCCAATCTATTACAGATATAGAAGACCTTAAGAGAAAAGTTTCTTTCCAGCCTAGTGCAGGTATCGGGATAAGATATAGAGGGCTTACTTTGGATTATGCTATTACGAATTCAGGGATAGGCGGTTCTAATTTTTATTCCAACTTCTTCTCATTGAAGCTGGATATGGGAGCATTTAGAAATGATTAA
- a CDS encoding T9SS type A sorting domain-containing protein, which yields MKKHFFSAILFACLLLGFSLVNGQTYCNPTYSNCSVSNWKITKVEIPQVNFNDSNFSGTCSTQTDKTSTMINMNINTTYTINVTTKGWLSCGMAIDFNKNGSFDDAGEILFMPDYIGNSPQTYSGSFAIPSSLSPGNYRMRIWNRLGNSVEGNPCDSFGYGSWVDYTLVITQTLSTKEMSLSKAKIYPNPVSDILTIEDTQAIQSVEIYDFNGKLIKNDYSLNKKNASIKLSNLIPGTYTAKIKTSAGIRVFKFIKK from the coding sequence ATGAAAAAACACTTCTTCTCTGCAATTTTATTTGCATGCCTTTTATTAGGCTTTAGTCTTGTCAATGGACAAACGTATTGCAATCCAACCTATTCTAATTGTTCCGTTTCTAATTGGAAAATAACTAAAGTGGAAATACCTCAAGTCAACTTCAATGATTCCAATTTTTCGGGAACCTGTTCCACTCAGACTGATAAAACCTCCACAATGATCAATATGAATATCAATACTACCTACACTATTAATGTAACAACCAAAGGATGGCTTAGCTGCGGGATGGCTATAGATTTTAACAAAAACGGAAGCTTTGATGATGCTGGTGAAATATTATTTATGCCAGATTATATTGGAAATAGTCCTCAAACTTATAGTGGCAGTTTTGCTATTCCCTCTTCATTAAGCCCCGGGAATTATAGGATGAGAATTTGGAACCGTCTCGGTAATTCCGTGGAAGGAAACCCATGTGATTCTTTTGGATATGGCAGTTGGGTAGATTATACTTTAGTTATTACACAAACTCTTTCCACAAAGGAAATGTCTTTATCAAAAGCCAAAATCTATCCTAATCCGGTTTCCGATATCCTGACTATTGAAGATACACAAGCAATACAATCAGTTGAAATTTATGATTTTAATGGGAAGCTTATAAAAAATGATTATTCATTAAATAAAAAGAATGCCTCTATTAAACTTTCAAATCTAATTCCAGGTACCTACACGGCTAAAATAAAGACAAGTGCCGGAATACGGGTTTTTAAATTCATAAAAAAATAA
- the uvrC gene encoding excinuclease ABC subunit UvrC encodes MNPSLELQLKTLPSEPGVYRYYDKNEQLLYVGKAKNLKKRVLSYFNKNLSGYRIKIMVSKIQRLETTIVNSEYDALLLENNLIKEHQPFYNVMLKDDKTYPWICIKNEDFPRIFLTRNKIKDGSEYYGPYAKVRPAKILLDTIKHIYKLRTCNLNLAPAKIADGKYKVCLEYHIKNCEGPCEDLESKEDYDEKIDAIRGIIKGDFRKAKDYLVNQMMKHASNLQFEEAQIIKERLDILEDYQARNTVVNPNIDDVDVFGMTSDETAAYVNFFKIRNGNIIQSFTTEIKKILEETDEDIMEEALIEIRQKFNSDSKEVLLPFHLSVEIPNVKLIVPKVGDKKRIVELSEKNAKEYRLEKLKQVQIIDPERHTNRIMAEMQKLLRMPVEPRHIEGFDNSNIQGTNPVSACVVFKDGKPSKADYRIFHPKTVEGPNDFATMEEVIYRRYKRMLDEGENLPQLILIDGGKGQLSSAVKSLRLLGLYGKITIVGIAKRLEEIFFPEDPIPLYLDKKSETLKILQRVRDEAHRFGVKHHRTRRKNSTIKSELEEIPGVGEKTIELLLSKLKSVKRIKESNLETLEEILGKSKAKVIWEFFNSN; translated from the coding sequence ATGAATCCTTCTTTAGAACTACAGCTCAAAACTTTACCGTCGGAACCCGGTGTTTATCGTTATTATGATAAAAACGAACAGCTATTATACGTCGGTAAAGCCAAAAATTTAAAGAAAAGGGTTCTCTCTTATTTTAATAAAAATCTTTCAGGATACAGGATCAAAATAATGGTCAGCAAAATACAGCGTCTTGAAACAACCATTGTTAACAGTGAGTATGATGCACTTCTTTTGGAAAACAACCTGATCAAGGAGCACCAGCCGTTTTATAATGTCATGTTGAAAGATGACAAAACCTATCCCTGGATTTGTATTAAAAATGAAGATTTTCCGAGAATTTTTCTGACCAGAAATAAAATTAAAGACGGTTCCGAATACTACGGTCCTTATGCAAAGGTACGTCCTGCAAAAATTTTGCTGGATACCATCAAGCATATTTATAAACTCAGAACCTGTAACCTGAATCTGGCTCCAGCGAAAATAGCCGATGGAAAATACAAAGTCTGCCTGGAATATCACATTAAAAATTGTGAAGGACCTTGTGAAGACCTTGAAAGTAAAGAAGATTATGATGAAAAGATAGATGCCATCCGTGGGATTATCAAAGGAGATTTCCGTAAAGCCAAGGATTATCTGGTGAATCAAATGATGAAGCATGCCTCTAATCTTCAGTTTGAGGAAGCTCAGATTATTAAAGAAAGACTGGATATTCTTGAGGACTATCAGGCCAGAAATACAGTTGTTAATCCGAATATTGATGATGTAGATGTTTTCGGAATGACCAGTGACGAGACGGCCGCTTACGTTAATTTCTTTAAAATAAGAAACGGAAATATCATCCAGAGTTTCACTACGGAAATCAAAAAGATCCTTGAAGAAACAGATGAAGACATTATGGAAGAGGCATTGATTGAGATCCGGCAAAAGTTTAACTCCGATTCCAAAGAAGTGCTGCTTCCTTTTCATTTGTCTGTAGAAATACCTAATGTAAAGCTGATCGTTCCAAAAGTTGGTGACAAAAAAAGAATTGTAGAGCTTTCTGAAAAGAATGCAAAAGAATATCGTCTGGAAAAATTAAAGCAGGTGCAAATCATAGATCCCGAAAGACATACCAACAGGATCATGGCTGAAATGCAAAAGTTGCTGAGAATGCCGGTTGAGCCAAGACACATTGAAGGTTTTGATAACTCCAATATTCAGGGAACGAATCCTGTCTCTGCCTGTGTCGTTTTTAAAGATGGAAAACCAAGCAAAGCAGACTATAGAATTTTTCATCCTAAAACTGTAGAAGGTCCCAATGATTTTGCAACGATGGAAGAAGTAATTTACCGCCGTTATAAAAGAATGCTGGATGAAGGTGAAAACTTACCTCAATTGATTCTGATTGATGGTGGAAAGGGTCAGCTTTCTTCTGCCGTAAAAAGCTTACGGTTATTAGGATTGTATGGGAAAATTACCATCGTAGGAATTGCCAAACGACTGGAAGAAATCTTCTTCCCGGAAGATCCTATCCCATTATATCTTGATAAAAAGTCTGAAACTTTAAAAATCCTGCAAAGAGTGCGAGATGAAGCGCACCGTTTCGGAGTAAAGCATCACAGAACAAGAAGAAAAAACTCCACTATAAAATCTGAATTGGAGGAAATTCCGGGCGTTGGTGAAAAAACGATTGAACTTCTGTTATCAAAATTGAAATCTGTTAAAAGAATAAAAGAATCTAATCTGGAAACTTTGGAAGAAATTCTGGGGAAAAGTAAAGCTAAGGTTATATGGGAATTTTTCAATTCGAATTAA